A genomic window from Silene latifolia isolate original U9 population chromosome 11, ASM4854445v1, whole genome shotgun sequence includes:
- the LOC141614281 gene encoding uncharacterized protein LOC141614281: MEGRSRGQRRDVKQLMGSEEGLFEWEEDTGGKAVEKKCVLVGKLWASRAINVKAAVDTMIKLWNPSKPIMGNVIDAKEKTFIFSFGAERDRARVLEGKPWHFDKFVWCFDEPNQSGKISDVPLFLFPIWARIYDLPISGRTSLENARKLGNCLGNFLHFKHGPNAELDRAIRVRVLYDIREPLKASIPIRMKGGSTSQFDVKYERLPTFCYGCGLIGHREKDCDEGPYDEEDLKFGEWLRASPWKVVKTEKEGVGKAARNLRPIFDEVGKDDSRDIISSMIKKLQNIALDLKSKKHSEKLNGSIKRGGEEAGVSHVVNGEGQQAEEVGRGSSIGEVCSLEGMGGREATYVPYVVEVLMGEGEGASVHHMDFRVRGDGGEWRITGFYGWPSVTDRHLSWELIRLLHSQSQLPWVCIGDFNEIMYSTEMKGGSRPQWQMNNFRNALDDCGLRCIAWEGYNFSFDNGQAGEANRQSMLDRAVCTGEWTDLFPFARLHYLARDWSDHAPIKLFLNMREMGDRRERGFKFEQIWVGEEGSGDAVSRGVERGRGDLVSILELSKLNEEARSVENIQRRKKLVAELAKLRGQEEKFWRQRSRALWLKDGDKNTKFFHTRAGERKTKNHIAKLIDDNGFPRVGDEEVAKVANAYFQGLFQTTQPMVTDDILAGVGNRVTAAMNGGLRREYTEEEITDALNQMHPLKASGPDGMNGLFYQTYWDLVGPCVTRTVLAILRGESSPREINKTNIVLIPKKKAPDKIREFRPISLCNVAYKPVSKVLANRLKAFLGDIVSENQSAFTPGRAISDNVLIAFEIFNFMKGHNGREGFMALKLDMAKAYDRVEWVFLERVLRAMGFDRAWIRRVMECVSTVSFSVLINGQPSSTFIPSRGLRQGDSLSPYLFILCAEVLSILMRRAVEQRSLHGVRIARTAPPISHLLFADDSIFFMRASADEVETVSNMLRRYENASGQLAKYFPNGDVMSASIGSSPSYMWRGMIEAREALMTG; the protein is encoded by the exons ATGGAGGGTCGATCAAGGGGCCAACGTAGGGATGTAAAACAGCTGATGGGATCTGAGGAGGGGTTGTTTGAATGGGAGGAGGATACGGGAGGGAAAGCCGTGGAGAAAAAATGCGTCCTGGTGGGAAAACTCTGGGCATCGAGAGCTATCAACGTAAAAGCGGCGGTTGatacaatgattaaattatggaaCCCATCGAAACCGATTATGGGGAATGTAATTGATGCGAAGGAGAAGACTTTCATCTTTAGCTTTGGTGCGGAACGTGACAGGGCTAGGGTTTTAGAAGGGAAACCGTGGCATTTTGATAAGTTCGTCTGGTGCTTTGATGAACCAAATCAGTCAGGTAAGATCTCTGACGTACCCTTATTCCTTTTCCCAATTTGGGCACGCATATATGACCTACCTATTTCGGGTAGAACGAGTCTTGAGAATGCGAGGAAACTTGGAAATTGTTTGGGAAACTTTTTGCACTTTAAACATGGTCCGAATGCTGAACTGGATAGGGCCATCCGTGTGCGTGTATTATATGACATTAGAGAACCTCTGAAGGCCTCTATACCCATAAGGATGAAGGGTGGCTCCACGAGTCAATTTGATGTGAAATATGAACGACTCCCTACCTTTTGTTATGGGTGTGGCCTTATTGGGCATAGGGAAAAGGACTGCGATGAGGGACCATACGATGAGGAAGATTTGAAATTTGGGGAATGGTTGAGAGCTTCACCATGGAAAGTGGTCAAAACGGAGAAGGAGGGAGTGGGAAAGGCTGCTAGGAACTTAAGGCCGATATTCGATGAAGTAGGGAAGGATGACTCAAGGGATATAATTTCAAGCATGATCAAAAAACTTCAAAATATTGCTCTGGACTTAAAATCGAAAAAGCATAGTGAGAAGTTGAATGGGAGCATAAAGAGGGGTGGGGAGGAGGCAGGAGTGTCACATGTGGTAAATGGTGAGGGGCAGCAAGCTGAGGAGGTTGGGAGGGGCAGCAGCATAGGAGAAGTGTGTTCGTTGGAGGGGATGGGAGGAAGGGAGGCTACTTATGTGCCTTATGTTGTGGAGGTTTTGATGGGGGAGGGAGAAGGAG CATCTGTTCATCACATGGACTTTCGGGTTCGTGGGGATGGAGGGGAGTGGAGGATAACAGGGTTTTATGGGTGGCCATCTGTGACGGATCGTCACTTATCGTGGGAGCTTATTCGTTTACTTCATTCTCAATCGCAACTTCCTTGGGTTTGCATTGGCGATTTTAATGAAATAATGTACTCAACTGAGATGAAGGGTGGAAGCCGTCCACAATGGCAGATGAATAATTTTAGGAATGCACTTGATGACTGTGGATTACGGTGTATTGCTTGGGAGGGGTATAATTTCTCTTTTGATAATGGGCAGGCTGGTGAAGCAAATAGACAAAGCATGCTTGATAGAGCGGTGTGTACGGGAGAATGGACAGATTTGTTTCCTTTTGCCCGACTGCATTACCTAGCTCGGGATTGGTCGGATCACGCACCTATAAAACTCTTCCTTAATATGAGGGAGATGGGTGACAGGCGGGAAAGGGGATTCAAAtttgaacaaatttgggtggGGGAGGAGGGAAGTGGGGATGCAGTGTCTCGTGGGGTGGAGAGAGGCAGGGGTGATTTGGTGTCTATCCTGGAG CTGTCCAAGTTAAATGAGGAGGCCCGGTCCGTGGAAAACATTCAGAGAAGGAAAAAGCTGGTTGCGGAATTGGCAAAGTTACGGGGTCAAGAAGAGAAGTTTTGGAGGCAACGCTCGAGGGCACTATGGCTCAAAGACGGGGATAAGAATACCAAGTTTTTTCATACAAGAGCCGGGGAGCGGAAAACCAAGAACCATATTGCCAAGTTGATCGATGATAACGGGTTTCCGCGTGTTGGGGATGAAGAAGTAGCAAAGGTAGCCAACGCATATTTTCAGGGGCTTTTCCAGACTACCCAACCCATGGTCACGGATGATATTCTAGCGGGAGTTGGAAATAGAGTTACTGCTGCCATGAACGGAGGCCTTCGACGTGAATATACCGAGGAAGAAATCACTGACGCGCTTAATCAAATGCATCCTTTGAAGGCTTCGGGACCGGATGGCATGAACGGCCTTTTCTATCAAACATATTGGGATCTGGTAGGTCCGTGTGTTACGAGGACGGTTCTTGCTATTCTAAGGGGAGAATCATCGCCGAGGGAGATAAATAAGACTAACATAGTTCTCATTCCGAAGAAGAAAGCCCCTGATAAAATCCGAGAATTCCGACCTATTAGCCTTTGCAATGTGGCTTATAAACCGGTATCAAAAGTCCTTGCAAACCGTTTAAAAGCCTTTCTTGGTGATATTGTCTCGGAAAACCAAAGCGCATTCACCCCGGGAAGAGCCATTTCGGATAATGTCCTAATTGCCttcgaaattttcaattttatgaaGGGGCATAATGGAAGAGAGGGTTTTATGGCTTTGAAACTTGATATGGCAAAGGCGTATGATAGAGTGGAGTGGGTCTTTCTGGAGCGGGTCCTTAGGGCGATGGGTTTTGATAGGGCATGGATTCGAAGAGTAATGGAATGCGTTTCAACGGTGTCCTTCTCGGTCCTAATAAACGGGCAGCCATCGAGTACTTTCATACCATCGCGGGGCTTGAGACAAGGCGATTCCCTTTCACCGTACTTGTTTATCCTTTGTGCGGAAGTTCTCTCCATTTTGATGCGACGGGCTGTGGAGCAACGCAGCTTGCATGGTGTACGTATAGCGCGGACTGCTCCACCGATATCGCATCTTTTATTTGCTGACGATAGCATCTTTTTCATGAGGGCCTCGGCTGATGAGGTTGAGACTGTTTCGAATATGCTTAGACGGTATGAAAATGCGTCTGGGCAACTG GCCAAATACTTCCCTAATGGAGATGTTATGTCGGCTTCAATTGGCAGCTCCCCAAGCTATATGTGGAGAGGGATGATTGAAGCGAGGGAGGCGCTTATGACGGGTTGA
- the LOC141614282 gene encoding uncharacterized protein LOC141614282, with amino-acid sequence MRVADFLEGDGLRWSHDLLAQWLLPIDKDRVTIIRISPNKPGDVWYWVAEKDGLYSVRSAYRRLAGEAESVEVGGASDWEKEKWLWNRLWKIPVWPRVKLFFWQLCSEALATRANIATRIRVAKRVWEGLGLNEETGDSVGGVVFDGKEVDPWGVIRRVEDVMEEIEGGGFARPKDGAREGVKEGVGVSGGAVCRDERGTVLWGLSWVVEQEWEPQMAEAVAIYEGVQEALRNHHSHVVIESDCLSLVEALKKEAPGRSNLALVIADILTLCSSFISIQWVYTSRTNNSVAHALAHVLPFVAGRVVWSDSLPPTVNSAVSFDSLSMQ; translated from the exons ATGCGGGTGGCTGATTTTTTAGAAGGTGATGGGTTACGCTGGAGTCATGATTTGCTCGCACAGTGGCTGCTGCCAATCGATAAAGATCGAGTCACCATTATCCGCATCAGTCCAAACAAACCGGGTGATGTTTGGTATTGGGTCGCGGAAAAGGATGGCCTCTATTCTGTGAGATCAGCTTACCGTAGGTTGGCAGGGGAAGCGGAGTCAGTGGAGGTAGGAGGGGCGTCTGATTGGGAGAAGGAAAAATGGTTATGGAATCGGCTGTGGAAAATCCCGGTTTGGCCCCGAGTGAAGCTCTTTTTTTGGCAGCTGTGCAGCGAGGCGCTAGCAACAAGGGCAAATATAGCGACGCGAATACGAG TTGCGAAGAGGGTTTGGGAGGGTTTGGGCTTGAACGAGGAGACAGGGGACTCGGTTGGAGGG GTGGTATTTGATGGGAAGGAGGTGGATCCATGGGGGGTTATTCGCAGGGTGGAAGACGTGATGGAGGAGATTGAAGGGGGAGGTTTTGCTAGGCCGAAAGATGGAGCACGTGAAG GAGTGAAGGAGGGAGTGGGTGTGAGCGGTGGGGCTGTGTGTCGAGACGAGCGGGGTACAGTGCTTTGGGGCTTATCGTGGGTCGTTGAGCAGGAATGGGAGCCTCAAATGGCGGAAGCTGTTGCGATCTATGAAGGAGTGCAGGAGGCTCTACGGAATCATCATTCTCACGTGGTGATAGAAAGTGATTGCCTGTCGCTTGTCGAGGCGCTTAAGAAGGAGGCACCAGGAAGAAGTAATCTTGCGTTAGTTATTGCGGATATCTTAACGCTTTGTAGTTCCTTTATTTCAATTCAATGGGTGTATACTAGCCGTACGAACAATAGTGTCGCCCATGCTTTAGCTCATGTTTTACCTTTTGTTGCTGGTAGAGTTGTATGGTCGGATAGTTTGCCGCCGACTGTGAACAGTGCTGTTTCATTTGATTCGTTATCTATGCAGTAA